A genomic stretch from Methylorubrum extorquens includes:
- a CDS encoding Cytoplasmic chaperone TorD (Evidence 2b : Function from indirect experimental evidences (e.g. phenotypes); Product type e : enzyme), which yields MSSVASVMALPGDEVSGVVGVPDEIDLLRAQQYDLLAALLGRAPGSSLLAALAAVKEGDGVLGRQVAALRRAAAETDTESVEREFFALFIGVGRGELLPYASYYLTGFLNERPLARVREDFAALGIERDESMSEPEDHLAILLEVMAGLAAGRFEAEPGMQAHFFARHIEPWADRFFADLEKAKAGRFYRAVGGLGRAFIEIEAEAFAMEG from the coding sequence ATGAGTTCGGTCGCGTCGGTGATGGCACTTCCGGGAGATGAGGTGTCTGGAGTCGTCGGCGTTCCGGACGAGATCGACCTCCTGCGCGCGCAGCAATACGATCTCTTGGCCGCGCTGCTCGGCCGGGCACCGGGTTCGTCGCTGCTCGCGGCGCTCGCCGCCGTGAAGGAGGGCGACGGGGTTCTGGGCCGACAGGTCGCGGCCCTGCGCCGTGCGGCCGCCGAGACCGATACGGAGTCCGTCGAGCGCGAGTTCTTCGCGCTGTTCATCGGCGTCGGTCGCGGCGAGCTTCTGCCTTACGCCTCCTACTACCTCACCGGCTTCCTCAACGAGCGTCCGCTCGCCCGCGTGCGCGAAGACTTCGCCGCGCTCGGGATCGAGCGGGACGAGTCGATGAGCGAGCCGGAGGATCATCTCGCGATCCTTCTGGAGGTGATGGCCGGGCTCGCGGCGGGGCGGTTCGAGGCGGAGCCCGGCATGCAGGCGCACTTCTTCGCCCGGCACATCGAACCCTGGGCGGACCGTTTCTTCGCGGACCTGGAAAAGGCGAAGGCGGGCCGGTTCTACCGCGCGGTCGGGGGGCTCGGCCGCGCCTTTATCGAGATCGAGGCGGAAGCTTTCGCCATGGAAGGCTGA
- the fdh3B gene encoding Formate dehydrogenase iron-sulfur (beta) subunit (Evidence 2a : Function from experimental evidences in other organisms; Product type e : enzyme): MARMKFLCDADRCIECNACVTACKNEHEVPWGINRRRVVTLNDGKPGERSVSMACMHCTDAPCAAVCPVNCFYTTADAVVLHSKDICIGCGYCFYACPFGAPQYPRVGNFGSRGKMDKCTYCSGGPEPDFSTAEYEKYGSNRLAEGKLPLCAEMCSTKALLAGDGEMIAEIYKQRVIKRGYGSGAWGWKTAYRETVAI; this comes from the coding sequence ATGGCCCGGATGAAGTTCCTCTGCGACGCGGATCGCTGCATCGAGTGCAACGCCTGCGTCACGGCCTGCAAGAACGAGCACGAGGTGCCCTGGGGCATCAATCGCCGCCGCGTCGTCACCCTCAATGACGGCAAGCCCGGCGAGCGCTCGGTCTCGATGGCCTGCATGCACTGCACCGACGCGCCCTGCGCGGCGGTCTGCCCCGTGAACTGCTTCTACACCACGGCCGATGCCGTGGTGCTGCACTCCAAAGACATCTGCATCGGCTGCGGCTACTGCTTCTACGCCTGCCCCTTTGGCGCGCCGCAGTATCCGCGGGTCGGGAACTTCGGTTCGCGCGGCAAGATGGACAAGTGCACCTACTGCTCGGGCGGCCCCGAGCCCGACTTCTCGACCGCCGAGTACGAGAAGTACGGCTCGAACCGCCTCGCGGAAGGCAAGCTGCCGCTCTGCGCCGAGATGTGCTCGACCAAGGCGCTGCTCGCGGGCGACGGCGAGATGATCGCCGAGATCTACAAGCAGCGGGTGATCAAGCGCGGCTACGGCTCGGGCGCCTGGGGCTGGAAGACGGCCTACCGCGAGACCGTCGCGATCTGA
- a CDS encoding conserved protein of unknown function (Evidence 4 : Unknown function but conserved in other organisms): protein MTLPLDIGSPSLRLAPLVLPPAFTGLVAAGSAAGLACRMAESGEADAATLLMEERDDVIAFAVVLAPTEPLATARRAIFIGMQALADAVGAFGPPEIPVTLHWPDTLSFNGARLGGGALHWPEGCDETETPDWLVFSAMLLASKRDAGDPGLTPDSTSLEEEGFPNDLREALVESFARHLTKAFEIWDEDGAARSTGRYLTRLALPPGVRATIEPSGDARLVHADGRSETLPLRPALAAPSWRDPVSGTVRL from the coding sequence ATGACCCTCCCCCTCGATATCGGATCGCCGAGTTTGCGCCTCGCGCCGCTCGTCCTGCCGCCGGCCTTCACCGGTCTCGTCGCGGCGGGCTCCGCGGCCGGGCTGGCCTGCCGGATGGCGGAGAGCGGCGAGGCGGATGCCGCCACCCTCCTCATGGAAGAGCGCGACGACGTCATCGCCTTCGCGGTGGTGCTGGCGCCGACCGAGCCGCTGGCCACGGCGCGGCGTGCCATCTTCATCGGGATGCAGGCGCTCGCCGACGCGGTCGGCGCCTTCGGGCCACCGGAAATCCCCGTGACGCTCCACTGGCCCGATACGCTGAGCTTCAACGGCGCCCGTCTCGGCGGCGGCGCGCTGCATTGGCCCGAGGGCTGCGACGAGACCGAGACGCCGGACTGGCTCGTCTTCTCGGCGATGCTGCTCGCCTCGAAGCGGGATGCGGGCGATCCCGGCCTCACGCCCGACTCGACCTCCCTGGAGGAAGAGGGGTTCCCGAACGACCTGCGCGAAGCCCTGGTCGAGAGCTTCGCCCGCCATCTCACCAAGGCGTTCGAGATCTGGGACGAGGACGGCGCCGCGCGCTCGACGGGCCGCTATCTCACCCGCCTCGCGCTGCCGCCGGGCGTGCGGGCGACGATCGAGCCGAGCGGCGATGCCCGGCTCGTCCACGCCGACGGCCGCAGTGAGACGCTTCCGCTGCGGCCGGCGCTGGCCGCCCCCTCCTGGCGCGACCCGGTCTCCGGCACGGTGCGGCTGTGA
- a CDS encoding 4Fe-4S ferredoxin, iron-sulfur binding (Evidence 2b : Function from indirect experimental evidences (e.g. phenotypes); Product type c : carrier), whose amino-acid sequence MPLDVAALEKGCGTRVRTADQLCGRELDRYREALATGSPVTVSCTLQAPLFEEIAAEMEAEERVTFAKIRETAGWSSQAERAGPKMAALLAAAAEAVPVAGTVPLESRGVTLIYGRDEAAIEAGRRLAEHLDVTVLLSWPGEVAPLHRNEFPVIRGTVRGATGHLGAFDLRIDDYALPAPSSRTHLVFGSGRDGAVSTCDLILDLTGGTPLFPAHELRSGYLRADPRDPAAVERAVMAASHLVGEFDKTRFIDFRGELCAHSRSRITGCTRCLDVCPTGAISPAGDTVAIDPYVCAGCGSCAAVCPTGAANYALPPADALMRRLRSLLRAYRAAGGADAVVLFHDGDHGEPLIDALARYGEGLPAHVLPVRVNEVTQFGPEVLAALFAYGAAGARVLVRERPKHDLDSLHRTVALGRTLADALGYGAGTEAPTVALIETDDPDALGAALRSDVPGRATTAPAGFVPVGGKREMLRLAFREMHAAAPTPVAAVPLAAGAPFGGLQFRTEDCTLCLSCVGACPTHALSDSTDRPLLAFEESLCVQCGLCAATCPEDVISLKPQIDFEAWAEPRRIVKEEEPFCCITCAKPFGTRATIERVIGKLRERHWMFSGEAGEQRIRSLMMCDDCRVEAALTQGFDPHAVPPAKTRTTEDYLREREAAGRLPG is encoded by the coding sequence ATGCCGCTCGATGTCGCGGCCCTGGAAAAGGGTTGCGGTACCCGCGTGCGCACCGCCGACCAGCTATGCGGTCGGGAACTCGACCGTTACCGCGAGGCTCTCGCGACGGGCTCGCCCGTCACAGTCTCCTGCACGCTCCAGGCGCCGCTCTTTGAAGAGATCGCCGCCGAGATGGAGGCGGAGGAGCGCGTCACCTTCGCCAAGATCCGCGAGACCGCCGGATGGTCGTCTCAGGCCGAACGGGCCGGTCCGAAGATGGCGGCTTTGCTGGCTGCGGCCGCGGAGGCGGTCCCCGTCGCCGGCACGGTGCCGCTGGAGAGCCGCGGTGTCACCCTGATCTACGGGCGCGATGAGGCCGCCATCGAGGCCGGGCGGCGTTTGGCCGAGCATCTCGACGTCACCGTGCTGCTCAGCTGGCCGGGCGAGGTCGCGCCGCTCCATCGCAACGAGTTCCCGGTGATCCGGGGTACGGTGCGCGGGGCGACGGGCCATCTCGGCGCGTTCGACCTGCGCATCGACGACTACGCCCTGCCGGCGCCGTCCTCGCGCACCCACCTCGTGTTCGGGTCGGGGCGCGACGGGGCGGTTTCGACCTGCGACCTGATCCTCGACCTCACCGGCGGCACGCCGCTCTTCCCCGCGCACGAACTGCGCAGCGGGTACCTGCGCGCCGACCCGCGCGACCCGGCGGCGGTCGAGCGCGCGGTGATGGCGGCGTCCCACCTCGTCGGCGAGTTCGACAAGACGCGCTTCATCGATTTCCGCGGCGAGCTCTGCGCCCATTCCCGCTCGCGCATCACCGGCTGCACCCGCTGCCTCGACGTCTGCCCGACCGGGGCCATCTCGCCCGCCGGCGATACGGTGGCGATCGACCCCTATGTCTGCGCCGGCTGCGGCAGTTGCGCCGCCGTCTGCCCCACGGGGGCGGCCAACTACGCCCTGCCGCCGGCCGACGCGCTGATGCGCCGCCTGCGCAGCCTGTTGCGCGCCTACCGGGCAGCCGGCGGTGCGGACGCGGTGGTGCTGTTCCACGACGGCGACCATGGCGAGCCGCTGATCGACGCACTCGCCCGCTATGGCGAGGGCCTCCCGGCCCACGTCCTGCCGGTGCGGGTCAACGAGGTGACGCAGTTCGGGCCCGAGGTTCTGGCCGCCCTGTTCGCCTATGGTGCGGCTGGGGCGCGGGTGCTCGTGCGTGAGCGCCCGAAGCACGACCTCGACAGTCTGCACCGCACCGTCGCGCTGGGCCGGACGCTCGCCGACGCGCTCGGCTACGGCGCCGGCACGGAGGCGCCGACCGTCGCCCTGATCGAAACCGACGACCCCGATGCGCTCGGCGCGGCGCTCCGCTCGGACGTTCCCGGCCGGGCGACCACGGCGCCGGCCGGCTTCGTGCCCGTCGGCGGCAAGCGCGAGATGCTGCGCCTCGCCTTCCGCGAGATGCATGCCGCGGCCCCGACGCCGGTGGCCGCGGTGCCTTTGGCGGCCGGGGCGCCGTTCGGCGGGCTCCAGTTTCGCACGGAGGACTGCACGCTCTGCCTCTCCTGCGTCGGCGCCTGCCCGACCCACGCGCTGTCGGACAGCACCGACCGGCCGCTCTTAGCCTTCGAGGAGAGCCTTTGCGTGCAGTGCGGCCTGTGCGCGGCCACCTGCCCGGAGGACGTGATCAGCCTGAAGCCGCAGATCGACTTCGAGGCTTGGGCCGAGCCCCGCCGGATCGTGAAGGAGGAGGAACCGTTCTGCTGCATCACCTGCGCCAAGCCGTTCGGCACCCGCGCCACCATCGAGCGGGTGATCGGCAAGCTGCGCGAGCGGCACTGGATGTTCTCAGGGGAGGCCGGTGAGCAGCGCATCCGCTCGCTGATGATGTGCGACGATTGCCGCGTCGAGGCGGCCCTGACCCAGGGTTTCGACCCGCACGCCGTGCCGCCGGCCAAGACGCGCACCACCGAGGACTACCTGCGCGAGCGGGAAGCCGCCGGTCGGCTGCCAGGATGA
- a CDS encoding conserved protein of unknown function (Evidence 4 : Unknown function but conserved in other organisms) translates to MTPEQIPEDRFEVGIIVARRRLKGPWASHAWLPVEALPAAPETALWTQLSETEEEATFYAGAHEVTLHIGETAHYRDNLVSGRPSLWVTLHATSEDTYTVASVTADPYEGESMAEGIGEIVEAVPMPPEVQAKLLAFFEAFHIERKFEKRKRDRADPEALARRAPGTQGKPE, encoded by the coding sequence ATGACGCCGGAACAGATCCCGGAAGACCGCTTCGAGGTCGGCATCATTGTGGCGCGCCGCCGCCTCAAAGGGCCGTGGGCGAGCCACGCTTGGCTGCCGGTCGAGGCACTTCCGGCAGCGCCGGAGACCGCGCTCTGGACCCAGCTCTCCGAGACCGAGGAGGAGGCGACCTTCTACGCGGGCGCCCATGAGGTCACGCTGCACATCGGCGAGACGGCGCATTACCGCGACAACCTCGTCTCCGGCCGCCCCTCGCTCTGGGTCACGCTCCACGCCACATCGGAGGACACCTACACGGTGGCGAGCGTGACCGCCGATCCCTACGAGGGCGAATCGATGGCCGAGGGTATCGGCGAGATCGTCGAGGCGGTGCCGATGCCGCCCGAAGTGCAGGCCAAGCTGCTCGCCTTCTTCGAGGCCTTCCACATCGAGCGCAAGTTCGAGAAGCGGAAGCGCGACCGCGCCGATCCCGAGGCCCTGGCGCGCCGCGCCCCCGGCACGCAGGGGAAGCCAGAATGA
- a CDS encoding conserved protein of unknown function; putative exported protein; formate dehydrogenase region TAT target (Evidence 2b : Function from indirect experimental evidences (e.g. phenotypes)) produces MRQDPKTLGRRQFFRALGGSTVAAAAAVASPMGATEAQAYDPGNDETKARYRESDHVKAFYRTNGYETLKKNTDPASTGPK; encoded by the coding sequence ATGCGACAGGATCCGAAGACGCTCGGTCGTCGCCAGTTCTTTCGGGCGCTCGGCGGCAGCACGGTGGCCGCCGCGGCCGCCGTCGCTTCGCCGATGGGGGCGACCGAGGCCCAGGCCTACGATCCGGGCAACGACGAGACCAAGGCCCGTTACCGGGAGAGCGACCACGTGAAGGCGTTCTACCGGACCAACGGCTACGAGACGCTGAAGAAGAACACTGATCCGGCTTCCACCGGTCCGAAGTGA
- a CDS encoding conserved protein of unknown function (Evidence 4 : Unknown function but conserved in other organisms): MSGSFLSRWARRKEAVRATERTVAPAVTDEVEAKAALDAEAHTGEGSPPPQPVVLTGDEPEAGTDDLLARLPSLDALTPETDLTAFLQSGVPTALRNAALRRMWSLDPAIRDFVSEAREYAYDWNTPGGVPGMGPLLPTDDVKAMLKRIIDGVPVPAEEEPDTEPQDAPTAASEEAPQIADAAPLEPETAPETDGVPLPMPDLHAPVAVAAVESPEVVQSTLPRPRLRRHGGAMPS; the protein is encoded by the coding sequence ATGAGCGGCAGCTTCCTCTCCCGATGGGCCCGCCGCAAGGAGGCCGTGCGCGCCACCGAGCGCACCGTTGCGCCCGCCGTCACGGATGAGGTCGAGGCGAAGGCCGCTCTCGATGCGGAGGCGCATACCGGCGAGGGATCACCTCCGCCGCAGCCTGTCGTCCTGACCGGCGATGAACCGGAGGCGGGAACGGACGATCTTCTGGCGCGGCTTCCCTCGCTCGACGCCCTGACGCCGGAGACCGACCTCACCGCCTTCCTCCAGTCCGGCGTGCCGACGGCCCTGCGCAACGCGGCCCTGCGGCGGATGTGGTCGCTCGACCCGGCGATCCGCGACTTCGTCAGCGAGGCGCGGGAATACGCCTATGACTGGAACACGCCCGGCGGCGTGCCGGGCATGGGCCCGCTCCTGCCGACCGACGACGTGAAGGCGATGCTGAAGCGGATCATCGACGGTGTCCCCGTCCCGGCGGAGGAGGAACCGGATACCGAGCCGCAGGACGCTCCCACGGCGGCGTCGGAGGAAGCTCCGCAGATCGCCGACGCAGCGCCCCTGGAACCCGAGACCGCCCCTGAAACCGACGGCGTTCCGCTTCCGATGCCGGACCTGCACGCTCCGGTCGCGGTTGCCGCCGTCGAGTCCCCTGAGGTCGTACAATCCACCCTCCCCCGGCCTCGCCTGCGGCGCCATGGTGGGGCGATGCCCTCGTAA
- a CDS encoding conserved protein of unknown function (Evidence 4 : Unknown function but conserved in other organisms): MSVGKLPRTLRLDPSDTFVFARAAEAGEWAVTGSFLFFDADLSALAGKERAAFRSGFVGVRSLGFSTLVVVSEASEAEREAAIEDLARHIHERFGAPDREAARAAAREEIEVAASLCNLPVGSVVAMHRSAQDGEIAEEFRTLHQRAPGADPMHGRAFHFVETDEDGPDEQADLVGLLSDASAGAERA; the protein is encoded by the coding sequence GTGAGTGTGGGCAAGCTGCCGCGGACCCTGCGGCTCGACCCCTCCGACACCTTCGTCTTCGCGCGGGCCGCCGAGGCCGGCGAATGGGCGGTGACGGGCTCGTTCCTGTTCTTCGATGCCGACCTCTCGGCGCTTGCCGGCAAGGAGCGGGCGGCGTTCCGTTCCGGTTTCGTTGGCGTGCGCTCCCTCGGCTTCTCGACCCTGGTCGTCGTCAGCGAGGCGAGCGAGGCCGAGCGCGAGGCGGCGATCGAGGATCTCGCCCGCCATATTCACGAGCGCTTTGGCGCCCCGGATCGCGAGGCGGCCCGCGCCGCCGCGCGCGAGGAGATCGAGGTCGCGGCCTCGCTGTGCAATCTGCCGGTCGGCAGCGTCGTGGCCATGCACCGAAGCGCGCAGGATGGGGAAATCGCGGAGGAATTCCGCACCCTGCACCAGCGCGCACCGGGCGCGGACCCGATGCACGGACGCGCCTTCCACTTCGTCGAGACCGACGAGGACGGGCCAGACGAACAGGCCGACCTCGTGGGACTTTTGAGCGATGCCTCCGCGGGGGCTGAGAGAGCATGA
- a CDS encoding conserved protein of unknown function (Evidence 4 : Unknown function but conserved in other organisms), translating into MTEFWVSSGHHLTQRTEGGGLAVTDELILAYLARPELVPPEEACTAERALHASLLSDPRRPVSTGELQKIADADARENWEVMLAFRERLLTARSVEAAYLALVRGGLQGVPGLFLIQLVHLILRNALDGCEDPFVLRAAELFFRSQRASLHEGAVLLADAEVIEAREGGAPLSPLVTMLGKEAASELDVLNEENAWTYWSRSDAFTMALNLGSSGRSRDGLARAIEAFVRHLLNAEVTVKPLDRLEDPDWRWFVGLDAEGTRIGNALWRGEMLDDAARERVIAVFSLTFADPARVDPRVGERPVYLLLAMSPDKTVQLKPQNLVVGLPLASDRAAA; encoded by the coding sequence ATGACCGAGTTCTGGGTATCGAGCGGCCATCACCTGACGCAGCGGACGGAAGGGGGCGGTCTCGCCGTCACCGACGAGCTGATCCTCGCCTATCTCGCGCGCCCCGAACTGGTGCCGCCGGAGGAGGCCTGCACGGCCGAACGCGCGCTGCACGCCAGCCTTCTGAGCGACCCACGCCGACCCGTCTCGACCGGCGAACTCCAAAAAATCGCGGACGCGGATGCGCGGGAGAACTGGGAGGTGATGCTGGCCTTTCGCGAGCGGCTGCTCACGGCCCGCTCGGTCGAGGCGGCCTATCTCGCGCTCGTGCGCGGCGGGTTGCAGGGCGTGCCGGGGCTGTTCCTGATCCAACTCGTGCATCTCATCCTGCGCAACGCGCTCGACGGCTGCGAAGACCCGTTCGTGCTGCGTGCCGCCGAGTTGTTCTTCCGCTCCCAGCGCGCCAGCCTGCACGAGGGCGCGGTGCTGCTCGCCGATGCCGAGGTGATCGAGGCGCGGGAGGGCGGCGCGCCGCTCTCGCCCCTGGTCACGATGCTCGGCAAGGAGGCGGCGAGCGAACTCGACGTGCTCAACGAGGAGAACGCCTGGACCTATTGGAGCCGGTCGGACGCCTTCACCATGGCGCTGAACCTCGGCTCCAGCGGCCGAAGCCGGGACGGGCTGGCGCGGGCGATCGAGGCCTTCGTGCGTCACCTCCTCAACGCCGAGGTCACGGTGAAGCCCCTCGACCGGCTCGAGGATCCCGACTGGCGCTGGTTCGTCGGGCTCGACGCGGAGGGCACGCGGATCGGCAACGCGCTCTGGCGCGGCGAGATGCTGGACGACGCCGCCCGCGAGCGGGTGATCGCGGTGTTCAGCCTCACCTTCGCCGATCCGGCCCGCGTCGATCCGCGGGTCGGCGAGCGGCCGGTCTATCTCCTGCTCGCCATGTCGCCGGACAAGACCGTGCAGCTCAAACCACAGAACCTCGTGGTCGGATTGCCGCTGGCCTCCGACCGGGCCGCCGCGTGA
- the fdh3A gene encoding formate dehydrogenase alpha subunit precursor (tat pathway signal) (Evidence 2a : Function from experimental evidences in other organisms; Product type e : enzyme) encodes MLIKRKSGDAARTKHQAVAAGLAAGVLDRRAFLRKSGLTAGALAAAGTIQLGSVRKAQAAGSSAVGPDTVIKKNVCTHCSVGCTVTAEVVNGVWVGQEPSYASPINRGTHCAKGAAIRELVSSDRRLKYPMKLEGGQWKRISWDQAYEEIGDKLVQIREKNGADSVYWLGSAKFTNEASYLMRKFAALWGTNSIDHQARICHSTTVAGVANTWGYGAQTNSYNDIRNAKTMIILGGNPAEAHPISMQHVLSGKEINRANMIVIDPRFTRTAAHATEYVRIRSGTDIPVVWGILWHIFQNGWEDKEFIAQRVYAMDDVRKEVAKWTPDEVERVSGVPGEQLKRVAEKFAKEKPATLIWCMGATQHTVGTANVRALCILCLATGNVGKPGTGANIFRGHTNVQGATDLGLDVTSLPLYYGLVEGGWRHWARVWDVEYDWLQSRFDEVPAKGGRKARTRKENMEAPGITSTRWFDAVNLPPEQIDQRSPIKAFMVFGHGGNTVTRMPEAIDGMNKLELLVVADPHPTTFAALDARQDNTYLLPICTSLEMDGSRTASNRSIQWGEQIVKPAFESKSDYEVLYRLAQKLGFADKLCKNIKIVDGAPEAEDILREINRGGWSTGYCGQSPERLKAHMRNQHKFDLVTLRAPKDDPEVGGDYYGLPWPCWGKPELRHPGSAILYNTSLHVKDGGGGFRARFGTERNGQTLLAENSFSKGSDLTDGYPEFTFGVFKKLGWDKDLTPDELATILKIGGEKPDTVSWATDLSGGIQRVCLDHGVSPFGNGKARANAWNLPDPVPVHREPVYSPRPELVAKYPTRPDERQLRMPNIGFSVQKSVVDRGVAKDFPIILTSGRLVEYEGGGEETRSNPWLAELQQDMFVEINTGDAAARGIKDGQWVWVSGPENGAKTKVKALVTDRVGKGVAFMPFHFSGWYQGKDMRDFYPKGTDPVVLGESVNTVTTYGFDPVTGMQETKCTLCQIAAA; translated from the coding sequence ATGCTGATCAAGCGCAAGAGCGGCGACGCTGCTCGCACCAAGCACCAGGCCGTCGCCGCCGGCCTCGCCGCGGGCGTGCTCGACCGCCGCGCCTTCCTCCGCAAGTCCGGGCTGACCGCCGGCGCGCTCGCCGCGGCCGGCACGATCCAGCTCGGCTCGGTGCGCAAGGCGCAGGCCGCCGGCTCCTCCGCCGTCGGACCGGACACGGTCATCAAGAAGAACGTCTGCACCCACTGCTCGGTGGGTTGCACGGTGACGGCCGAAGTCGTGAACGGCGTCTGGGTCGGCCAGGAGCCGTCCTATGCCAGCCCGATCAACCGCGGCACGCACTGCGCCAAGGGCGCGGCGATCCGCGAGCTCGTCTCGTCCGACCGCCGCCTCAAGTACCCGATGAAGCTCGAAGGCGGGCAGTGGAAGCGAATCTCGTGGGATCAGGCCTACGAGGAGATCGGCGACAAGCTGGTCCAGATCCGCGAGAAGAACGGCGCCGACTCGGTCTACTGGCTGGGTTCGGCCAAGTTCACCAACGAGGCCTCCTACCTGATGCGCAAGTTCGCGGCCCTGTGGGGCACGAACTCGATCGACCATCAGGCGCGCATCTGCCACTCGACCACGGTGGCGGGCGTGGCCAACACCTGGGGCTACGGCGCCCAGACGAACTCCTACAACGATATCCGCAACGCCAAGACGATGATCATCCTCGGCGGCAACCCGGCCGAGGCGCACCCGATCTCCATGCAGCACGTGCTGTCGGGCAAGGAGATCAACCGCGCGAACATGATCGTCATCGATCCGCGCTTCACCCGCACCGCGGCGCACGCCACCGAATACGTGCGCATCCGCTCCGGCACCGACATTCCGGTGGTCTGGGGCATCCTCTGGCACATCTTCCAGAATGGCTGGGAGGACAAGGAGTTCATCGCCCAGCGCGTCTACGCGATGGACGACGTGCGCAAGGAAGTCGCCAAGTGGACGCCAGACGAAGTTGAGCGCGTCTCCGGCGTGCCGGGCGAGCAGCTCAAGCGCGTGGCGGAGAAGTTCGCCAAGGAAAAGCCGGCGACGCTGATCTGGTGCATGGGCGCGACCCAGCACACGGTCGGCACCGCCAACGTGCGCGCGCTCTGCATCCTATGCCTGGCCACCGGCAATGTCGGCAAGCCGGGCACGGGCGCCAACATCTTCCGCGGCCACACCAACGTGCAGGGCGCGACCGATCTCGGCCTCGATGTGACGTCGCTGCCGCTCTATTACGGCCTCGTCGAGGGCGGCTGGCGCCATTGGGCCCGCGTCTGGGACGTGGAGTACGATTGGCTGCAATCGCGCTTCGATGAGGTTCCGGCGAAGGGCGGCCGCAAGGCGCGCACCCGTAAGGAGAACATGGAGGCGCCCGGCATCACCTCGACCCGGTGGTTCGATGCCGTGAACCTGCCGCCGGAGCAGATCGACCAGCGCAGCCCGATCAAGGCGTTCATGGTGTTCGGCCACGGCGGCAACACCGTGACCCGCATGCCCGAAGCCATCGACGGCATGAACAAGCTCGAGCTGCTGGTCGTCGCCGACCCGCACCCGACCACCTTCGCGGCGCTCGATGCCCGGCAGGACAACACCTACCTTCTGCCGATCTGCACCTCGCTGGAGATGGACGGCTCGCGCACGGCCTCGAACCGCTCGATCCAGTGGGGCGAGCAGATCGTGAAGCCGGCCTTCGAATCGAAGAGCGACTACGAAGTCCTCTACCGCCTCGCGCAGAAGCTCGGTTTTGCCGACAAGCTCTGCAAGAACATCAAGATCGTCGACGGCGCCCCCGAAGCGGAAGACATCCTGCGGGAGATCAACCGCGGCGGCTGGTCGACCGGCTATTGCGGCCAGTCGCCGGAGCGGCTGAAGGCGCATATGCGCAACCAGCACAAGTTCGACCTCGTGACTTTGCGCGCGCCGAAGGACGATCCGGAGGTCGGCGGCGACTATTACGGCCTGCCCTGGCCGTGCTGGGGCAAGCCGGAGCTGCGCCATCCCGGCTCGGCGATCCTGTACAACACCAGCCTGCACGTGAAGGACGGCGGCGGCGGCTTCCGCGCGCGGTTCGGCACAGAACGCAACGGCCAGACCCTGCTTGCCGAGAATTCGTTCTCGAAGGGCTCGGACCTGACCGACGGCTACCCCGAATTCACCTTCGGGGTGTTCAAAAAGCTCGGCTGGGACAAGGACCTGACGCCGGACGAACTCGCCACGATCCTCAAGATCGGCGGCGAGAAGCCCGACACCGTGAGCTGGGCCACCGACCTCTCGGGCGGCATCCAGCGCGTCTGCCTCGATCACGGCGTCTCGCCCTTCGGCAACGGCAAGGCCCGGGCCAATGCCTGGAACCTGCCCGACCCGGTGCCGGTCCACCGCGAGCCGGTCTACTCGCCCCGTCCCGAACTCGTGGCGAAGTACCCGACCCGCCCCGACGAGCGGCAGCTGCGCATGCCGAATATCGGCTTCTCGGTGCAGAAGTCGGTGGTCGATCGCGGCGTCGCCAAGGACTTCCCGATCATCCTCACCTCCGGTCGCCTCGTGGAATACGAGGGCGGCGGCGAGGAGACCCGTTCGAACCCGTGGCTCGCCGAGCTGCAGCAGGACATGTTCGTCGAGATCAACACCGGCGATGCCGCCGCGCGCGGCATCAAGGACGGTCAGTGGGTCTGGGTGTCGGGCCCTGAGAACGGCGCCAAGACGAAGGTCAAGGCGCTGGTGACCGACCGCGTCGGCAAGGGCGTGGCGTTCATGCCCTTCCACTTCTCCGGTTGGTACCAGGGCAAGGACATGCGCGACTTCTACCCGAAGGGCACCGACCCGGTGGTGCTCGGCGAGAGCGTGAACACCGTGACGACCTACGGCTTCGATCCTGTGACGGGCATGCAGGAAACGAAGTGCACCCTGTGCCAGATCGCAGCGGCGTAA